One window of Solwaraspora sp. WMMA2056 genomic DNA carries:
- a CDS encoding transcriptional regulator yields MPSEYAKSLGARLRSIRQQQGLSLQGVEEKSNGRWKAVVVGSYERGDRAVTVSRLAELADFYRVPVSELLPDGSGVRHEPTSKIVLDLERLYDEVADDLAYVARYARAIQQQRGDYNGRVLSIRADDLRALAIVYDSSPSGLIERLNEHGVLVADPRAFFAS; encoded by the coding sequence ATGCCCTCTGAGTACGCCAAGTCGTTGGGCGCCCGCCTGCGCTCCATCCGTCAGCAGCAGGGGCTGTCCCTGCAGGGGGTGGAGGAGAAGTCGAACGGGCGTTGGAAGGCTGTCGTCGTCGGTTCCTACGAGCGTGGGGACCGGGCTGTCACCGTCTCCCGCCTGGCTGAACTGGCCGACTTCTACCGGGTTCCGGTGTCGGAACTGCTGCCCGACGGCAGCGGGGTACGCCACGAACCCACCAGCAAGATCGTCCTGGACCTGGAGCGGCTGTACGACGAGGTCGCTGACGACCTCGCCTACGTCGCCCGGTACGCCCGGGCGATCCAGCAGCAGCGTGGCGACTACAACGGTCGGGTGCTCTCCATCCGCGCCGACGACCTGCGCGCCCTGGCGATCGTGTACGACTCGTCGCCGTCCGGCCTGATCGAACGGCTGAACGAGCACGGCGTACTGGTCGCCGACCCCCGGGCGTTCTTCGCCTCCTGA